From a single Streptomyces liliifuscus genomic region:
- a CDS encoding NADP-dependent oxidoreductase: MTDTSALPATSREWHLVSRPVGWPKPEDFALVETEVKQPGPGQVLVRNEYLSVDPYMRGRMSAAKSYTAPFELGKVMQGGAVGEVIASNAEGFAVGDRVLHFFGWRDHATFDAKSAVKVDPEAAPLSTYLGVLGMTGLTAYAGLLRTASFKEGDTVFVSGAAGAVGSQVGQIAKLKGASRVIGSAGSDEKVKLLVEEYGFDAAFNYKNGSVSEQLREAAPDGIDVYFDNVGGDHLEAAIGSLNLHGRIAICGMISVYNNTEPAPGPKNLARLIATRGRIEGLLVGDHYDLQPQFVQEVGPWVASGELKYRETVVEGIENNLEAFLGVLRGENTGKMIVKL, encoded by the coding sequence ATGACCGACACCTCCGCCCTCCCCGCCACCAGCCGCGAATGGCACCTCGTCAGCCGCCCCGTCGGCTGGCCGAAGCCCGAGGACTTCGCCCTGGTCGAGACCGAGGTGAAGCAGCCCGGCCCGGGCCAGGTCCTGGTGCGCAACGAGTACCTGTCCGTGGACCCGTACATGCGCGGCCGCATGAGCGCCGCGAAGTCGTACACCGCCCCCTTCGAGCTCGGCAAGGTCATGCAGGGCGGCGCCGTCGGCGAGGTCATCGCGTCGAACGCCGAGGGCTTCGCGGTCGGCGACCGCGTCCTGCACTTCTTCGGCTGGCGCGACCACGCCACGTTCGATGCCAAGAGCGCCGTCAAGGTCGACCCCGAGGCCGCGCCCCTGAGTACGTACCTCGGCGTCCTCGGCATGACCGGCCTCACCGCGTACGCGGGCCTGCTGCGCACCGCCTCCTTCAAGGAGGGCGACACCGTCTTCGTGTCCGGCGCGGCGGGAGCCGTGGGCAGCCAGGTCGGCCAGATCGCCAAGCTCAAGGGCGCCTCGCGTGTCATCGGCTCCGCAGGATCCGACGAGAAGGTCAAGCTCCTGGTGGAGGAGTACGGCTTCGACGCCGCCTTCAACTACAAGAACGGCTCCGTGAGTGAGCAGCTGAGGGAGGCCGCCCCCGACGGCATCGACGTCTACTTCGACAACGTCGGCGGCGACCACCTGGAGGCCGCGATCGGCTCCCTCAACCTCCACGGCCGTATCGCGATCTGCGGGATGATCTCCGTCTACAACAACACGGAGCCCGCCCCCGGCCCGAAGAACCTCGCCCGTCTCATCGCGACCCGCGGCCGTATCGAGGGCCTCCTCGTCGGCGACCACTACGACCTGCAGCCGCAGTTCGTCCAGGAGGTCGGCCCCTGGGTCGCCTCCGGCGAGCTCAAGTACCGCGAGACGGTCGTCGAGGGCATCGAGAACAACCTGGAGGCGTTCCTCGGCGTCCTGCGCGGCGAGAACACCGGAAAGATGATCGTCAAGCTCTGA
- a CDS encoding MarR family winged helix-turn-helix transcriptional regulator: MSTQKTPRIDPLTLEVVDLIGTVVARYHEEYEEAAAEHALTGAQARLLSLLSLEPLPMRRLAQKLKCEPSNVTGIVDRLEVRGLVERRPDPADRRVKLAAVTEEGLGVARSLRDSLRFAREPLAGLSREERVALRGLLLRMLDGSGSAGVDGPGGS; this comes from the coding sequence ATGTCCACGCAGAAGACTCCCCGGATCGACCCTCTGACACTCGAGGTCGTCGACCTGATCGGCACGGTGGTGGCGCGTTACCACGAGGAGTACGAGGAGGCGGCGGCGGAGCATGCGCTGACCGGGGCGCAGGCTCGGCTGCTGAGTCTGCTCTCGCTGGAGCCGTTGCCGATGCGGCGGCTGGCTCAGAAGCTGAAGTGCGAGCCGTCCAATGTGACCGGGATCGTGGATCGGCTGGAGGTGCGGGGGCTGGTCGAGCGGCGGCCCGATCCGGCGGACCGGCGGGTGAAGCTGGCCGCGGTGACGGAGGAGGGGCTGGGGGTTGCGCGGAGCCTGCGGGACTCCCTGCGGTTTGCGCGGGAGCCGCTTGCGGGGCTTTCGCGGGAGGAGCGGGTGGCTTTGCGGGGGTTGCTTCTGCGGATGCTCGACGGGTCCGGCTCCGCGGGGGTGGACGGACCGGGCGGTTCGTAG
- the mmsA gene encoding multiple monosaccharide ABC transporter ATP-binding protein gives MAGPVLEMRSIVKTFPGVKALSDVSLSVRPGEVHAICGENGAGKSTLMKVLSGVHPHGSYEGEILFEGEACSFKDIRASEQHGIVIIHQELALVPYLSIAENIFLGNEHATRGFISWTETLKHATELLRRVGLNEHPDTRVADIGVGKQQLVEIAKALSKKVKLLILDEPTAALNDEDSGKLLDLILGLKEQGITSIIISHKLNEIERVADSVTILRDGRSIETLDVKAAETTEDRIISGMVGRDLDHRFPDRTPHDTEVGSAPALEIRNWTVHHPIDQQRKVVDDVSIQVRRGEIVGIAGLMGAGRTELAMSVFGRTYGRYAGGTVLKDGTEIRTKTVSDAIKHGIAYVTEDRKHYGLNLIDTINRNISLSALGKVAKRGVVDEHEERQVAEGFRKSMNIKAPTVFEPVGKLSGGNQQKVVLSKWIFAGPDVLILDEPTRGIDVGAKFEIYTVIDKLAAEGKAVVFISSELPELLGMCDRIYTMAAGRLTGEVQRAEATQEVLMRQMTKDKR, from the coding sequence ATGGCGGGACCCGTCCTGGAAATGCGCTCGATAGTCAAGACCTTTCCGGGCGTCAAGGCGCTCTCGGACGTCTCCCTGAGCGTCCGGCCGGGCGAGGTCCACGCCATCTGCGGTGAGAACGGCGCCGGAAAGTCGACCCTCATGAAGGTCCTCTCCGGCGTCCATCCGCACGGCAGTTACGAGGGCGAGATCCTCTTCGAGGGAGAGGCCTGCTCTTTCAAGGACATCCGGGCGAGCGAGCAGCACGGCATCGTGATCATCCATCAGGAGCTCGCCCTGGTGCCCTATCTCTCCATCGCGGAGAACATCTTTCTCGGCAACGAGCACGCCACGCGCGGGTTCATCAGCTGGACCGAGACGCTCAAGCACGCGACGGAACTGCTGCGCAGGGTCGGGCTCAACGAGCACCCGGACACCCGCGTCGCCGACATCGGCGTGGGCAAGCAGCAGCTCGTCGAGATCGCGAAGGCGCTGTCGAAGAAGGTGAAGCTGCTGATCCTCGACGAGCCCACGGCGGCTCTGAACGACGAGGACAGCGGCAAGCTCCTGGACCTGATCCTTGGTCTGAAGGAACAGGGCATCACCTCGATCATCATTTCGCACAAGCTGAACGAGATCGAGCGGGTCGCGGACTCGGTGACGATCCTGCGCGACGGGCGGTCCATCGAGACCCTCGACGTGAAGGCGGCCGAGACGACCGAGGACCGGATCATCAGCGGCATGGTCGGACGCGACCTCGACCACCGCTTCCCGGACCGCACCCCGCACGACACGGAGGTGGGCTCGGCACCGGCGCTGGAGATCCGCAACTGGACCGTCCACCACCCGATCGACCAGCAGCGCAAGGTGGTCGACGACGTGTCGATCCAGGTGCGCCGCGGCGAGATAGTCGGCATCGCGGGACTCATGGGCGCCGGGCGCACCGAGCTCGCGATGAGCGTCTTCGGGCGCACCTACGGCCGGTACGCGGGCGGCACCGTCCTCAAGGACGGCACGGAGATCCGTACGAAGACCGTGTCCGACGCGATCAAGCACGGGATCGCCTACGTCACCGAGGACCGCAAGCACTACGGCCTCAACCTCATCGACACCATCAACCGGAACATCTCCCTCAGTGCCCTCGGCAAGGTCGCCAAGCGCGGCGTGGTCGACGAGCACGAGGAGCGGCAGGTCGCCGAGGGCTTCCGCAAGTCGATGAACATCAAGGCTCCGACCGTCTTCGAGCCGGTCGGCAAGCTGTCGGGCGGCAACCAGCAGAAGGTCGTCCTCAGCAAGTGGATCTTCGCGGGTCCCGACGTGCTGATCCTGGACGAGCCGACCCGCGGGATCGACGTGGGCGCCAAGTTCGAGATCTACACGGTCATCGACAAACTGGCCGCCGAGGGCAAGGCGGTCGTCTTCATCTCCTCCGAGCTGCCCGAACTGCTCGGAATGTGCGACCGCATCTACACGATGGCCGCCGGACGGTTGACCGGTGAGGTCCAGCGGGCCGAGGCCACGCAGGAAGTGCTGATGCGCCAGATGACGAAGGACAAGAGGTAA
- a CDS encoding zinc-dependent alcohol dehydrogenase codes for MSAPAQAVVIEGPGEHRLAAHEPVAPAAGEALVRVHASGICGSDREVYQGNRPEGYVRYPLTPGHEWSGTVEAVGPGVPEGLVGRKVVGEGFRNCQVCDRCHEGETTLCTAGYEETGFTQPGAMATTLTLPARLLHILPEDADLTAAALLEPAACIAAAALKANARPGERVAVVGTGTLGMFAVQFLKAGSPSELLVVGTRPDREELSKTFGATDFRTRDQELPDDFDVVIETAGSASAATTAASLLRRGGRLVLTGIPAPGAVGLDPTDLVVRQLEVHTVFGAPPEAWAHTVRVFGAGLLDPLPLVTHELPLDEFAHAIELVGSGDPKVGKVLLRP; via the coding sequence ATGAGCGCCCCCGCGCAGGCCGTCGTGATCGAGGGTCCCGGCGAGCACCGGCTCGCCGCCCACGAGCCCGTGGCGCCCGCCGCCGGCGAGGCGCTCGTACGGGTCCACGCGAGCGGTATCTGCGGCAGTGACCGTGAGGTGTACCAGGGCAACAGGCCCGAGGGGTACGTCCGTTATCCGCTGACGCCGGGGCACGAGTGGTCCGGCACGGTCGAGGCGGTCGGTCCCGGGGTCCCGGAGGGGCTCGTGGGCCGCAAGGTGGTCGGTGAGGGCTTCCGCAACTGCCAGGTCTGCGACCGCTGCCACGAGGGCGAGACAACGTTGTGCACGGCCGGCTACGAGGAGACGGGCTTCACCCAGCCCGGCGCCATGGCCACCACGCTCACGCTGCCCGCCCGGCTGCTGCACATCCTGCCGGAGGACGCCGATCTGACGGCCGCGGCGCTGCTGGAGCCGGCGGCCTGCATCGCGGCGGCCGCGCTCAAGGCGAACGCGCGGCCCGGCGAGCGGGTGGCCGTCGTCGGCACCGGGACGCTCGGCATGTTCGCCGTGCAGTTCCTGAAGGCGGGTTCGCCCTCGGAGCTGCTCGTGGTGGGCACCCGCCCGGACCGCGAGGAGCTCTCGAAGACGTTCGGCGCGACCGACTTCCGTACCAGGGACCAGGAGTTGCCCGACGATTTCGACGTGGTGATCGAGACCGCCGGGTCGGCGTCCGCCGCGACCACCGCCGCCTCCCTGCTCCGGCGCGGCGGACGTCTCGTCCTCACCGGTATCCCGGCTCCGGGTGCCGTCGGCCTCGACCCCACCGATCTCGTCGTACGGCAGCTGGAGGTGCACACCGTGTTCGGGGCGCCGCCGGAGGCCTGGGCGCACACGGTGCGGGTCTTCGGCGCCGGTCTCCTCGATCCCCTTCCGCTGGTCACGCACGAGCTGCCGTTGGACGAGTTCGCTCATGCCATCGAGCTGGTGGGGTCCGGCGACCCGAAGGTCGGCAAGGTACTGCTGCGGCCCTAG
- a CDS encoding organic hydroperoxide resistance protein, with the protein MSIQQTDVLYTAVATAENGRDGRVATDDGRLDVVVNPPKEMGGSGTGTNPEQLFAAGYSACFQGALGVVARQEKADISGSTVTAKVGIGKNAEGFGLIVEISASIPNTDPTTARSLLEKAHQVCPYSKATTGNITVTLT; encoded by the coding sequence ATGTCCATCCAGCAGACCGACGTCCTCTACACCGCCGTCGCCACCGCCGAGAACGGTCGCGACGGCCGTGTCGCGACCGATGACGGCAGGCTCGACGTCGTCGTCAACCCGCCCAAGGAAATGGGCGGCAGCGGCACCGGCACCAACCCGGAGCAGCTCTTCGCCGCCGGGTACAGCGCCTGCTTCCAGGGCGCCCTCGGCGTCGTCGCCCGCCAGGAGAAGGCCGACATCTCCGGCTCGACCGTCACAGCGAAGGTCGGCATCGGCAAGAACGCCGAAGGCTTCGGCCTCATAGTCGAGATCTCCGCCAGCATCCCGAACACAGACCCCACCACGGCCCGCTCCCTCCTGGAAAAGGCCCACCAGGTATGCCCCTACTCGAAGGCCACCACAGGCAACATCACAGTCACATTGACCTGA
- a CDS encoding SCO2400 family protein — MDYCHPCQRHLNGALACPGCGTSAEACREYAASLEDREDAVDEFDDDPEGDEPAAGGRRSRRRGGRGVRASRRDRRAALHRRRRKRVLLVGAGLLLAAGGLSLAELGIEAPSSEPKAAAADGASSGSSASADGSALSDDEAGSAGGAGAESPDASASPSASESKKSKKDEDKDDDEKKESSTPSRSTDPGSSVPAPDETTPGDTTPADPTTPDPAPTAEDPSPDPTPTETCTRFLWWCS, encoded by the coding sequence ATGGACTACTGCCACCCGTGCCAAAGGCACCTCAATGGCGCCCTCGCTTGCCCGGGGTGCGGTACATCGGCCGAAGCGTGCCGGGAGTACGCGGCTTCCCTGGAGGACCGCGAGGACGCCGTCGACGAGTTCGACGACGACCCGGAGGGCGACGAGCCGGCGGCCGGTGGACGCCGGTCCCGGCGCCGGGGCGGCCGCGGGGTGCGGGCCAGTCGGCGCGACCGGCGTGCCGCGCTGCACCGGCGGCGGCGAAAGCGGGTGCTGCTCGTGGGGGCGGGGCTGTTGCTCGCGGCGGGCGGGCTCAGTCTGGCCGAGCTGGGTATAGAGGCCCCCTCCTCCGAGCCGAAGGCGGCAGCGGCGGACGGGGCGTCGTCCGGTTCCTCCGCCTCCGCGGACGGTTCGGCGCTGTCCGACGACGAGGCCGGTTCCGCCGGCGGGGCGGGCGCGGAGTCCCCGGACGCGTCGGCCTCCCCTTCGGCCTCGGAGTCGAAGAAGTCCAAGAAGGACGAGGACAAGGACGACGACGAGAAGAAGGAATCGTCGACCCCGTCCCGCTCGACCGACCCCGGCTCCTCGGTCCCGGCCCCGGACGAGACCACCCCGGGGGACACCACCCCCGCAGACCCCACCACCCCGGACCCGGCCCCCACGGCGGAGGACCCGTCCCCCGACCCCACCCCCACAGAAACGTGCACACGCTTCCTGTGGTGGTGCTCGTAG
- a CDS encoding mandelate racemase/muconate lactonizing enzyme family protein has product MRITGISTHVVGTPWRNLTYVQVHTDEGITGVGETRMLGHTDALLGYLREAETNHILGSDPFAVEDLVRRMKYGDYGRAGEIVMSGIAVIEMACWDIKGKALGVPVWQLLGGKVTDRVKAYANGWYTTERTPEAYHKAAQEVVARGYKALKIDPFGTGHFELDHEQSLYAVSLIEAVRDAIGPEAELMLEMHGRFSPATAIRLARELAPFKPAWLEEPVPPENLKALEKVAAKVDIPVATGERIHDRIEFRELFESQAVDIIQPDVGHIGGIWETRKLAATAEAHYVLVAPHNVGGPVLTAASLQVGFTSPNFKILEHFNDFADAEIKKVVKGAPQVVDGYFELSHEPGLGVELDTDAAAEFPQQQARFDLWADGWEQRKPSSQGGGK; this is encoded by the coding sequence GTGCGCATCACCGGAATCAGCACACACGTGGTCGGGACGCCGTGGCGCAACCTGACCTATGTCCAGGTGCACACCGACGAGGGCATCACCGGAGTCGGTGAGACTCGCATGCTGGGGCACACCGACGCGCTGCTCGGCTATCTGCGAGAGGCGGAGACCAACCACATTCTCGGTTCCGACCCCTTCGCTGTCGAGGACCTCGTGCGTCGCATGAAGTACGGCGACTACGGGCGGGCCGGAGAGATCGTGATGTCCGGCATCGCCGTGATCGAGATGGCGTGCTGGGACATCAAGGGCAAGGCCCTGGGCGTACCGGTGTGGCAGCTGCTGGGCGGCAAGGTCACCGACCGGGTGAAGGCGTACGCGAACGGCTGGTACACCACGGAGCGCACTCCGGAGGCGTACCACAAGGCGGCCCAGGAGGTCGTCGCGCGCGGGTACAAGGCGCTGAAGATCGACCCCTTCGGGACGGGTCACTTCGAGCTCGACCACGAGCAGTCGCTGTACGCGGTCTCGCTGATCGAGGCGGTCCGGGACGCGATCGGCCCCGAGGCCGAGCTGATGCTGGAGATGCACGGCCGCTTCTCGCCGGCCACCGCGATCCGCCTCGCGCGCGAGCTCGCGCCCTTCAAGCCGGCCTGGCTGGAGGAGCCGGTCCCGCCGGAGAACCTGAAGGCGCTGGAGAAGGTGGCGGCGAAGGTCGACATCCCGGTCGCGACCGGTGAGCGCATCCACGACCGCATCGAGTTCCGCGAGCTCTTCGAGAGCCAGGCCGTGGACATCATCCAGCCGGACGTCGGCCACATCGGCGGCATCTGGGAGACCCGGAAGCTGGCGGCGACCGCCGAGGCCCACTACGTACTCGTGGCGCCGCACAACGTGGGCGGCCCGGTCCTCACCGCCGCCTCCCTCCAAGTCGGCTTCACCTCCCCGAACTTCAAGATCCTGGAGCACTTCAACGACTTCGCGGACGCGGAGATCAAGAAGGTCGTGAAGGGTGCCCCGCAGGTCGTCGACGGCTACTTCGAGCTGTCGCACGAGCCGGGTCTCGGCGTCGAGCTGGACACGGACGCGGCGGCCGAGTTCCCGCAGCAGCAGGCCCGCTTCGACCTGTGGGCGGACGGCTGGGAGCAGCGCAAGCCGTCCTCGCAGGGCGGTGGCAAGTGA
- the chvE gene encoding multiple monosaccharide ABC transporter substrate-binding protein: protein MRNRKAALSAIAAAASLALTLSACGQDSDGGSEDTKKDAKGSTVGIAMPTKSSERWIADGANVEKNLKAAGYKTKLAFGEDDPDTQVQQIEGMITQGVSALIIAAIDNKSLDNVLQQAKEADIPVISYDRLILNSPNVDYYASFDNEKVGELQGTQIVEKLGLKDGSKKGPFNIELFAGSNDDNNTRYFFDGAMKILQPYIDKKQLVVKSGQTKLTQVTTLRWDGGTAQKRMDDVLTAAYKKDRVDAVLSPYDGISIGILSALKSDDYGSKAKPLPIVTGQDAEVASLKSIKAGEQTATVFKDLRELAKVAANMVDSVLNDKKPEINDTKSYDNGSKVVPAYLLTPVSVDKSNYQKVVIDSGFIKADAVN, encoded by the coding sequence ATGCGCAATCGCAAAGCAGCGCTTTCCGCCATAGCCGCGGCCGCCTCCCTGGCCCTCACCCTCTCCGCCTGCGGGCAGGACAGCGACGGCGGCAGTGAGGACACCAAGAAGGACGCCAAGGGCTCCACCGTCGGCATCGCGATGCCGACGAAGTCCTCCGAGCGGTGGATCGCCGACGGCGCCAACGTGGAGAAGAACCTCAAGGCGGCCGGCTACAAGACCAAGCTGGCCTTCGGCGAGGACGACCCGGACACCCAGGTCCAGCAGATCGAGGGCATGATCACGCAGGGTGTGTCCGCGCTGATCATCGCGGCGATCGACAACAAGTCGCTGGACAACGTTCTCCAGCAGGCCAAGGAAGCCGACATCCCGGTCATCTCCTACGACCGCCTGATCCTCAACTCGCCGAACGTCGACTACTACGCGTCGTTCGACAACGAGAAGGTCGGCGAGCTGCAGGGCACCCAGATCGTCGAGAAGCTCGGTCTGAAGGACGGCTCGAAGAAGGGCCCGTTCAACATCGAGCTCTTCGCGGGCTCCAACGACGACAACAACACCCGGTACTTCTTCGACGGCGCGATGAAGATCCTTCAGCCGTACATCGACAAGAAGCAGCTGGTGGTCAAGTCGGGCCAGACGAAGCTGACCCAGGTCACCACGCTGCGCTGGGACGGCGGCACCGCGCAGAAGCGCATGGACGACGTGCTCACCGCGGCATACAAGAAGGACCGGGTCGACGCGGTGCTCTCGCCGTACGACGGCATCTCCATCGGCATCCTGTCGGCGCTGAAGTCGGACGACTACGGCTCCAAGGCCAAGCCGCTGCCGATCGTCACCGGACAGGACGCCGAGGTCGCCTCGCTGAAGTCGATCAAGGCCGGCGAGCAGACGGCGACCGTCTTCAAGGACCTCCGTGAGCTCGCGAAGGTCGCCGCGAACATGGTCGACTCGGTGCTCAACGACAAGAAGCCCGAGATCAACGACACCAAGTCGTACGACAACGGCTCGAAGGTCGTGCCCGCGTACCTGCTGACCCCGGTGAGCGTCGACAAGAGCAACTACCAGAAGGTCGTCATCGACTCCGGCTTCATCAAGGCCGACGCAGTCAACTAA
- a CDS encoding serine hydrolase domain-containing protein has product MTQEIHGTVAEGFEAVREEFASVVAAERPDYAGQLSAYVRGRRVVDLWTGADTDGDTLFGVFSSTKGAAHLVVALLVQDGTLDLDREVAHYWPEFAAEGKGAVTLRELLAHRAGVVGADAGFTVEELADDRVVAERLATQRPFWRPGSAFGYHALVIGALTGEVVRRATGRTLQELYEERIRAPYGLGFYLGLPESEEHRYLPVLPMAPTPPEQALLDATPRGPHTLSSIAFNEHVPGAVPLVDFPNSRAVRALGSASAGGVASARGLAGMYAAAISQVDGRGPLLKPDAVGEVGQIHSVGYDLIARAHKSYGLGFQATADMWHPFLGAGAFGHSGAGGSQGFADPRSGLAYGYTRRRIAFPGGAAPENQRLVRVVHKGALALG; this is encoded by the coding sequence ATGACACAGGAGATCCACGGCACCGTCGCCGAAGGCTTCGAGGCGGTGCGCGAGGAGTTCGCGTCCGTCGTCGCCGCCGAACGTCCCGACTACGCGGGCCAGTTGAGCGCGTACGTACGGGGGCGGCGGGTCGTCGATCTCTGGACAGGCGCGGACACGGACGGCGACACGCTGTTCGGTGTCTTCTCCTCCACGAAGGGGGCGGCTCATCTGGTGGTCGCCCTGCTCGTGCAGGACGGCACGCTGGACCTCGACCGTGAAGTGGCCCACTACTGGCCGGAGTTCGCCGCCGAGGGCAAGGGAGCGGTGACCCTGCGGGAGCTGCTCGCGCACCGGGCGGGCGTGGTCGGGGCGGACGCGGGCTTCACGGTCGAGGAACTGGCCGACGACCGGGTGGTGGCCGAACGCCTCGCCACCCAGCGGCCGTTCTGGCGGCCGGGCTCGGCGTTCGGCTATCACGCGCTGGTGATCGGCGCGCTCACGGGCGAGGTCGTACGGCGGGCGACGGGCCGTACGCTCCAGGAGCTGTACGAGGAGCGGATCCGGGCGCCGTACGGGCTCGGGTTCTATCTGGGGCTGCCCGAGTCGGAGGAGCACCGGTATCTTCCGGTCCTGCCGATGGCACCGACTCCGCCGGAGCAGGCGCTGCTCGACGCCACGCCCAGGGGGCCGCACACGTTGTCGTCGATCGCGTTCAACGAGCATGTGCCGGGGGCCGTGCCGCTGGTGGACTTTCCCAACTCCCGTGCCGTGCGTGCCCTGGGCTCCGCCTCGGCGGGCGGGGTCGCGTCCGCGCGGGGGCTCGCCGGGATGTACGCGGCGGCGATCAGTCAGGTCGACGGGCGGGGGCCGCTGCTGAAGCCCGACGCGGTCGGGGAGGTGGGACAGATCCACTCGGTCGGCTACGACCTGATCGCGCGCGCCCACAAGTCGTACGGGCTCGGGTTTCAGGCCACCGCGGACATGTGGCATCCGTTTCTGGGGGCCGGGGCGTTCGGGCACAGCGGGGCGGGGGGATCGCAGGGGTTCGCGGATCCGCGGAGTGGGCTTGCGTATGGGTATACACGGCGGCGGATCGCGTTTCCCGGTGGGGCCGCGCCGGAGAATCAGCGGTTGGTCCGGGTGGTTCATAAGGGGGCGCTCGCGCTTGGTTAG